In the Acidobacteriota bacterium genome, CTGCGCCAGGTGGCCGACTACCTGAAGGCGCGTGCCGCGGTGGTCGGCGCCATCTACACTTCGAATGTGGAGCAGTATCTGTTTCAGTACGGCACGTGGCAAAGCTACTACGCCAACATCGCGACGATGCCGATTGACGAGAACAGTATGTTCGTGCGGTCGTGTTTTAACTCGTGCGCCACCACAGCGCGCTCACGATCGGCGCAATTGCTCGACCCCGTCGCGTTGCTCCTGCGCGACGTCGCCGCCGGGCGAATCCAGGCGTACTACGACGTTCTCTCGCGCAGGTGATGTCGGTGTTGCCCCTGCGTCGCGGCGTGTCAGCGGGCGTCCTGGCGCTGGCGCTTGGCCTGGTGTCTCTGGCCAGCGCGCCGGGACTGCGGGTGGACACGGGGCCGCTGCCCGAACGGCTGGGGAATGCCGAGTTCTGGGCCCTTGTGGAAGCGTTCTCGGAGCCGGGCGGTTACTTCCAGTCCGACAACCTCGTCTCGAACGAGCACACCTTCCAGTACGTCGTGCCGACGCTCGAGAAGGTGGCGCGTCCCGGCCGCGTCTATCTGGGCGTGGCGCCCGACCAGAACTTCACGTATCTGTTGGCGCTGAAGCCGCAGATCGCGTTCATCGTGGACATCCGGCGCGGCAACCTGCAGACGCAGTTGATGTACAAGGCGCTTGTCGAGTTGTCGCTCGACCGCGCCGACTTCGTCGGCCGCCTGTTTGCCCGGCCGCGTCCTGAGGGCCTCACGACGTTTTCGACGGTGGACGACATCTTCATGTCGTATGCCCGGACGGTGTCGCAGGGCGATCTCCGGACGACAGTATTGGCCGAGATGCTTGATCACCTGACGGTGACGCGCGGGTTCCGACTTGCGCCCGAGGACATCACCGGCATCGAGGACATCTACGACCAGTTCGTGAGGTTCGGGCCGTCGATCACATACTCGTCCAGTTCCTCAAACCTCTCGGGCCGGTCGGGCTTTGGGCGGTCCGGCCGTGGCCGCAGCAACTTTCCGACCTACGCAGACTTGATGCGGCAGCACGATGGCACGGGTGTCCAAAGGGGCTATCTCGCCACCGAAGAGCAGTTCCGGGCCCTGAAGCAGATGCAGGAGCGCAATCTCATCGTGCCTGTAGTTGGAGACTTCGCCGGGGAGAAGGCGTTGCGCGCGGTCGGGCGCTACGTCCGCGACCATGGAGCGACCATCGGCGCGTTTTACACATCGAACGTCGAACAGTATCTGTTCCGCAACGGTGTATGGCGCGGGTTCTACGCCAACCTGGCGGGTCTGCCCGTGGATGATGCGAGTGTCATCATCAGATCGGTCTCGCCGCGCGACGGATACCTCGGCGTGCCGCAGGGCCCCGACGGCCGCGCCAACGTCCTCGATCCGGTGGCCGCGCTCGTGCGCGACTTCCGCGCGGGCCGCATCACGTCGTACTTCGACGTCACCTCGCGCGTCCAATAGAACGCGTCCCTTCTTGTTGCGTGTGTTGTTGGGTTTCTTACCATGAAGATCCATGAAGATCCATGAAGGGCGCGGGGTTGGGTGCCCGGCTCCGCCGGGCAGCACGATCGGAGGGAAGTCCCACACGAACGCAGCTGTTTTGGTTGTCGGCTGCGTTCGTGTGGGACTTCCCTCCGATCGTGCATGCCGCCAAAGGCGGCCCCCAACCCCGCGCCTTCTGACAGCGCAAACGCCTGAGCTTCATGGAACTTCATGGCCCTTCATGGTGAAGGGCTCTTGGCCACGCTTTACGGCATCGGGTGTGCGCGCTGAATCAGGTGCAGGATGTTGCCGTCGGGATCTTCGAAGAAGACAATTCGGTTGCCGGGCGCCGGCGACGGCTCACTGAGGAACGTCACGTTCAGGTGATGCAGGCGCTCGCAGGCGGCGTCGAAGTCGTCCACGCCGATGGCCAGATGGCGAATGCCGGGGTCGGTGCGCTGGTTTGGTCCGCGCGGCCCGGTCGACGGAATGATTTCCATCAGCGCACCGCTCCGGTCGCGCAGGAACACGTTGCCATCAGAGATGTGGACGACCCTGAACTCCAAGGTGTCGCAGTACCAGGTGGCCAGGCCCTCTGGATCGGGCGCTGCGATCGCGGTGTGTTCGACCCCGTTGAACATCCGGTGGATTCTAGCCTACGATACACCCGCTCGACAGGCTGCTGAATTCGAGCACCAGAAAGATTGCACTGTGTCGAGTTCTCCAAGTCCAACGGCGTTGTCCGGTGAGGAAATTCTCGCCCGCATCCATGGGCTGCGGCACGTCAGCAATTCCGACCCCGGCAGCGACGCCGAGACACGTCGCAAACTGAACGAACACGGCATCGACGACAACGAGATCGCCAGGCAGTTGGCCACTCTGCGGTCCAACACGGCCGGTGGCGCCGGAGTGTTGATCAATTATTCACTGCTGCACAGCCTGCAACATCTGGACGTCGTTCTGACGCGATCGCCCCGACTGCCACATGCGGCCGAAGCCGCGGTGACGATCTTCCGATGCGCCGAAATCGTGCTCGGTTGCATGGCCGATCTCGCCGAGCGCATGGCCGCGAATCTTGAACGAGAGAATGTGGAGCGGTTCGTGGCCAATGCGCGCTGGCGCGCGGCGCTGCACGAGCTGCTGTACCGCCTGTCGGCGCTTGTCGTGGAGGTTGCTCCGGGCCCTGGCTCAGACAGCGACGGGTGGCTCGATATTCGTTTGTCTGGCACGTGGAAGCGGTATGAGGCGCAGACGGCCCGCCTGCAGCAGGGCCTGAAGACTCGATGGCCCGAACCGGCATCCGACATCTTTGGTGCGGGCCTGGACCGGCCGAGCCGCTTCGTGTTCTTCAACGAATTCGTCAACACCTCCGACGAGCGCATCTGGTTGTCGCGCCTGAGCCGCGTACGCCTTGCCGGAGTGTCAGCGCACGAAGGAGAAGACGCCGCGGGTTTCTACGAACGCATTATTGGCGCCGAAGACATTGCCGCCATGCTGGCCGCACTTGAGACCCACGAGGAAACCGACCTTCTGCCGTTCCGCGTGGTGCACCAGGTCTCGGAAGTCATCGCCAACACCGTGCACCAGCATCTGAGCGACGTCGTCGAGTCGGTGCTCGATGCCGGCATACCGTTGGCGGATGCCGCACGCGTGTTTGAGGTCGCGAATCGGCTGCTGGCTGGTGTTGATGACAGCATCAAGATGATGTTGCGCGCGCTGACGCCGGCCGCGTACAGCGCTGTGCGCCCCAATCTCGGCATGGTCCAGGGCACGTCGTCGGTGGTGTTGCGCAAGGTCCTGTTCAACACCGTCTACCCGATGTTGGTGCGCGCGTACCGGCTGCGGCTTTGCGCCGGGGCAGCCGAATCGGCCGGCGATGATGCGGTGGTGGAGGCCGAGGCGCGCGAGCGACTACTTGGCAGCGGTGAGGTTCAACGGCAGGAAGCGGCCATCCTTCGCAGCCTGGTCGTGCTCTACCAGCATGTGCGGACGTGGCGCGACAACCACCTGCAACTGCCCAAGACCCATCTGGGTATCAGTCCGCCTCAGGCGCCGCCCACGGTGTCGTTGTCGGGATCGGATGGCGCGGTGGGCATCGCGCACCAGTTGCGACGGGTTCATGGTGCCGACCCGATTACGCCGCTGTACCGAGCCGCCCTGGGCACCGAGCCGCCGCCGGTTCATCCGATGATGGCCGAAGGTGGTTTCGACCAGTACATGGCCACCCAGACGGCCACCGCGGTCTTCGACGTCTACGGCGTCGTGCAGAAGCGCTTCGACGAACGCAAACGCCGGCTCGCCGGAAAACCCGCCGGCCGGGGCTAGTCAGATGGCAGCGCCGTCTCCCGCCAGGGACCTCCTGGGCTACGTCGGCATCTTCGCGCGCTTTCCGCGCGTCCTGCGCCGCTTCATCCGAAACCCGCTGACGCTCCCCGAGGCCCGCCGCCTGGTCCGTGAACAGCTGGCCCAACGCGACCAAAGTTTCCTCCGGCTCATGGAGACGTGTGTCTTCGGACATCCGCAGAGCCCGTATCGGCCGCTGCTGGAGATGGCCGGGTGCGAACTGGGAGACGTGCGGGCGATGGTGGCTGGCAAAGGCGTGGATGACACACTCCGCGCCTTGCGCGCCGCGGGCGTATACGTCACGTTCGAAGAGTTCAAGGGGCGTAAGCCCATCGAGCGCGGAGGCAGAAGCTACGTCGTCGCGGCGTCGGATTTTGACAATCCGAACGCCCGCCGCGATCTGACGCTCACCACCGGCGGCTCCACGGGCCAGGCGAATCTTGTGTATCAGGATCTGGATCACGTCGGCGAACTGGCGGTCAGCGAAATGGTGGGGTTGGCCGAACACGGTGCGCTCGACGCCCCGACCGTCCACTGGTCTCACATCCTGCCCGGCAGTGGCGTCAGGTACCTGCTGGAGCGAGTGCGGCACGGGCAGTTGGAACACCGCTGGTTCAGTCCCGGCGGCTGGCGCGATACGAAGGCCTGGCGGAAGTACGCTGCGGCCACGAAATACATGGTCTGGTGCCTGAGGCGCGCGGGCGTGCGTATTGACGGTCCGGTGATTGTCCGCCCCGACGACGCCCTCGTGGTCGCTCAGGCCGTGCGGGATGCGATCGATCGTCACGGCCGCTGCCTGGTGCGCACTCCGGTCAGCCTGGCCGTCCGGATGTCGCTGGCGGCCCGCGCCGCCGGTTTCAGCCTCGAAGGTGCTGTGGTGCGAGTCATGTCGGAGCCGCTGACGCCTGCCAAGCGGCAGCGCATCGAAGAGTCGGGCGCGCGCGTGATGGCCGGCTACGGCAGCATCGAGACGGGCGTCATGGCGCACGGCTGCCTCAATCCCAAACATGCCGACGACGTCCATCTGCTGCAGGACGCGTTTGCCCTGATCGACCATCCGCATACGGTGCCGGGCACCGACACGGTCGTGCGTGCCTTCAACCTGACCGGACTCCGTGCGTCGGCGCCGAAGGTGATGCTCAACTACCAGATCGACGATCACGGCGTGGTGGAGCGCCGCCGTTGCGGCTGCGGCTTCGATGCACTCGGCTACGACGTGCATGTGCACTCGATCCGCAGCTACACGAAGCTGGTGGGGGAGGGCGTGACCCTGGTCGGCAACGACCTCCTGCGCATTCTCGAAGAGGTTCTGCCTGAGCGGTTTGGGGGGACCACGCTCGATTACCAGTTGCAGGAGCAAGAGGACGAGCACGGGCTCACGCGTCTTGTGCTGGCCATCAGTCCGCGCGTGCATTTGGCCGATGAGGCCGAGGTCGTGGAGTTTCTGCTCCAGCAACTCAGCGCGACGTCGCCCATGGCGGATGCGGCCGGCTCCGTGTGGCGGCGCGCCGGCACCCTGCGCGTCGTCCGGCGCGAGCCCGTCCTGACCGCGCGCACCAAGTTCCAGTCGTTTCACACGGTGCGCAAGCCGCAGTGACGCCTCAGTAGCGCCAGGCCGTGACATCGGCGCCCTTCGGCGCGTGTTTCACGATGTGATTCACCATACGTTGATGCAGGTCGGCTCCGCGCGGTCCCCAGCAGTGAGGCGCCATCGGCTGGAAGACCACCTCGCCGGTGAAGGGCGGGTCCTTGGCACGCTCGCGGAAGAAGTCATCGAGTTGCCGCACACCCATGTTCAGGTAGTACGAGTCCATGTCGCCGATGTAGACGTGTGTCTTGTGCGCCACCTTCGGCCCGAGCGTCGTCCAATTCGTCTCGAGAATGTGTCGCAGGTCGTACTTCTTCCACGACGCTGCCACGGTCTTGTTGATGACGCCGGTCTTTTTGTCCCACAGGCGTTGCGGGTAGCCGTCGGTGCCGACTGGCGAATATGTCGCTTCCCAGATATCCCACTGGCCTCCCGACCGCGATTTGTCGCCGACGATGAGTTCGTACCAGTTCTCGTCTTTCATCATGGAGACGATGTTGCCGTCTGGGCGGCGCTGGTTGGGTCGCTCGATGCGGGTCCAGTCGCGATCGAGCCAGTAGGCGTTGGCGTCCTCGTAGATGTTGACGATCTGGTGATAGCGGAAGTCCACGCCATCCGGGCACAGCGAGAATGTGCCGCCGTAGAAATCGGGATACAGCACCTGGAGGGCCAGGGCGATCCAGCCACCGGTGGAGCCGCCCGTGAGGACGCGGGCCCAGGGTTCGCGAATCACGCGAAAGCGGGTTTCGATGGCCGGCACCAGTTCGTTGAGAATCGCCGTGCCGAACGGGCCGTTGTTCTCAGAGTCAACGGCATACGAGTCGTCGTAGTACGGCGACGGGTGCTGCAGCGTGACGTAGATCACGCGCGGCGTGCCGTCGGCCAGCCAATACTTGCGGAAGGCCTCGTCGCGATCGAAACCCGCGGGCGCGGCCGTGGAAAAGTGCCCATGCTGAAAGACGATGGGGTACTTCACGTCGGGGTGCTTGTCGTAGTCGCGGGGCAGCAATACTGTGGCGCCCAGAAAAATCGGGTGCCCCCACCACTTGGTGAGGATGTCGCTCTGAATCTTGAAACGCTTGACGTATTCGGTGTCGGCCGGGGGCGTGATGGGCGGGATGACCTTGTCGGCCACGAGTCGAATCGGGCTGCCGGCGGCGGGATTGACGGTGACTTTGACCGGGTCGCCGAAGAGGTTGCCCGGCGAGGTCCGCCAGTCCTGGCCTTCCCACTGGTCCATGTGGAGCCAGACCGTGTGACCGTCGGCCCTCGGGAACCGCGTGTAGACGTTGACGAAGGGTTGGACCCAGTATTCGCCTGCGGGCAACTGCCCCAGGGTGGCGACCGGGTGGCCCTGGACGGCCGGATTGAACCGAACCTCGGAGCCCGGGGCAAGATCGGTCACGGCGACCGAGAAGAGAGGGGCCCCTACCGGACCCGCCTGCCGCACCGGGGTTTGCCGTTCATTGACCCGGCTGATGGCCACATAGACCATGCCGGTGACGGCCTCGGGCCTGGCGCCGGCGGCAAAAGACACCGTAAACATTGGCTGGACCGCCTGGTCGGCGGCCAGGTTGAGGGCGGGGGCCAGGGTGAGGGCGAGCAGCGCCGCCAGGGCAAAACGTCTGAGCATGGGCGGATCTTGGCAGGAAAGGGGACGGGTGTCGATCTGTGGAAACTCCCGAGCGAAAACGACCTCTGAGGAGAAAAACGACCTCTGAGGTAGTTTTTTTCAAAGTAAGCAACAAAAACTACCTCAGAGGTCGTTTTTTTCCTCCAGAGGTCGTTTTCCTGGGGGAGTTTTCCACAGACCGACACCCGTCCCCCTTTTTTTCGTAGGTACGTTGCTGTTGAAAGGTTGTTCTGCTAGACTCGACAGGTTCTTCGGGCTGTAGGACACCCTATCTATAGCCCGCATCAAGCCGAACGAACGAATCAGGCTTGGCTGTAACTGAGCGATTTGCCCGCCGCGTCATGCGCGGTCACTGCAATCGCCACGCTGACACCAGCAATAGGGGGAATGTCTCAAGTACCGAACCGCGAGGTGACTCGTCGTTCCCAGGCTTGAGGCGACATGCATCGCCGGATGCTGGCGACGCCATTGGCGTTGCCGTCTGGCGACTCGCGTGACCGACGTATTTGTGAGTGGGACGAGAAGGTTTCAGCTATGCCGACGATTAGCCAACTGGTTCGCAAGGGTCGAGACCGGGTGCTCTGGAAGACCAAGAGCCCCGCACTGCAGGGCAGCCCGCAAAAGCGCGGCGTGTGCGTGCGTGTGTTCACCCAGACTCCCAAGAAGCCGAATTCCGCGCTGCGCAAGGTCGCCCGCGTGCGCCTGACCAACGGCATTGAAGTGACCACCTACATCCCGGGCGTGGGCCACAACCTGCAGGAGCACTCGCTGGTGCTCATCCGTGGCGGCCGCGTCAAGGACCTGCCGGGTGTGCGGTATCACGTCGTGCGCGGCACGCTCGACACGGTGGGTGTCGCGGGCCGTATGCAGGGGCGTTCGAAGTACGGGGCCAAGCGCCCCAAGAAGGCATAAGGGGAAGCCATGCCGCGTAGAAGAGAGATTGCCAAACGTGAAGTGCCCGCGGACCCGATTTACGCGAGCCCGCTGGTCACCAAGTTCATCCGCACCATCATGGAAGATGGCAAGCGCAGCACGGCCGAACGCATCATGTATGGCGCGCTCGACATCGTGAAGGAAAAGACGGCCGACGATCCGCTCAAGGTCTTCAAGAAGGCCGTGGACAACGTCAAGCCGGCGCTGGAAGTGAAGTCGCGCCGCGTGGGCGGCTCCAACTACCAGGTGCCGATCGAGGTCAACCCCACCCGTCGTTTGTCCCTGTCGCTCCGCTGGCTGTCGGGCTTTGCCGCCGACCGCGGCGACGGCAAGACGATGCAGGAAAAGCTGGCCAACGAATTCATGGATGCGGCGAACCTGCGCGGTGGCGCGGTGAAGAAGCGCGAAGACGTGCACCGCATGGCCGAAGCCAACAAAGCGTTCGCGCACTACCGGTTCTAACGATCATGGCGAGACAAGTTCCCCTGTTGCGCTGCCGGAATATCGGCATCATGGCGCACATTGATGCCGGCAAGACCACGACGACCGAGCGCGTACTGTTTTATACGGGCATCACCTACAAGATCGGCGAAGTGCACGAAGGCACCGCCGTGATGGACTGGATGGAGCAGGAGCAGGAGCGCGGCATCACGATTACGTCGGCTGCCACCACCTGCACGTGGCGCGACATCCGCATCAACATCATTGATACCCCCGGCCACGTCGACTTCACGGCCGAAGTTGAGCGCTCACTGCGCGTGCTCGACGGCGCCGTGGCCGTGTTCGACTCGGTGGCCGGCGTCGAGCCACAGTCCGAAACGGTCTGGCGCCAGGCCGACAAGTACCGCGTGCCGCGCATCTGCTTTGTGAACAAGATGGACCGCATCGGCGCGGACTTCCTGCGCACGTATGAGCAGATCACCACGAAGCTGCAGGGCAATCCGGTGGCCATCCACCTGCCGATCGGCTCCGAAGACAAGTACCTGGGCGTGGTGGACCTCATCCAGATGAAGGCTCTCGTGTGGGAAGCCGACGCCGCGATGGGTTCGGAAGCCACGGTCAAAGAAATTCCGGAAGACATGATGGAACTCGCCAAGGAGTTCCGCGAGAAGCTGATCGAAAAAGTCAGCGAAGTGGACGACTCGATTCTCGAGAAGTACCTGCACGGCGAAGAGATTCCGGCCGAACAGATCAAGGCCGCCATTCGCAAGCGCACCATTTCGTCCGTGCACAAGGAAAAAGCGGCCTTCGTGCCGGTGATCTGCGGCTCGGCCTTCAAGAACAAAGGCGTGCAGCCGCTGCTCGACGCCGTTGTGGACTTCCTGCCCTCGCCGCTCGACATTCCGTTTGTCACCGGGATCGACCCGAACGGCGGCGAAGGCGCCACCACCGAGCGTCGTCCCGATGACGATGCGCCGATGTCGGGGTTGGCGTTCAAGATCATGACCGACCCGTTTGTCGGCCAGCTCACGTTCATCCGGCTCTACTCGGGGCAGTTGGTCTCGGGCCAGGCGGTCTACAACTCGACCAAGCAGAAGTCGGAGCGTATTGGACGCCTGCTCAAGATGCACGCGAACAAGCGTGAAGAAATCAAGGAAGTGCTCGCCGGCGACATCGCGGCGGCCGTGGGCCTGAAATCAGTCTCAACGGGCGACACGATTTGCGACGAGAAGCACCCCGTGATTCTTGAAGCGATGGACTTCCCGGAGCCGGTCATTTCGCTCGCCATCGAGCCGAAGACCAAGGCCGACCAGGAAAAGCTGGGCCTGGGCCTGTCGAAGCTGATGGCCGAAGACCCGACCTTCCGCGTGAAGACCGACCAGGACACCGGTCAGGTGGTCATCGCCGGCATGGGCGAACTGCACCTGGAAATCATCGTGGACCGCCTCAAGCGCGAGTTCAGCGTGGAAGCCACCGTCGGCAAGCCTCAGGTGGCCTACAAAGAGACCATCACGAAGGCCGCGCAGGGCGAAGGCCGCTACATCAAACAGACCGGTGGCCGCGGCCAGTACGGTCACGCGAAGATTCGCCTCATTCCCCGCAAGCCGGGTGAGGGGTACCTCTTCGAGAACAAGATTGTCGGCGGCACGATTCCGAAGGAATTCATCAAGCCGATCGACCAGGGCATCCAGGAAGCGCTCACCACGGGCGTGCTTGCCGGCTACCCGATCGACGACGTGCTGATTGAGCTCTATGACGGGTCGTACCACGACGTGGACTCAAACGAAATGGCGTTCAAGATCGCCGGGTCGATGGCGTTCAAGGACGCCGCCGCCAGGGCGCATCCGGCGCTGCTCGAGCCGGTGATGCGCGTGGAAGTGACGGTGCCCGAAGATCACATGGGCGATGTCATCGGCGACATTACGAGCCGGCGCGGCCACATCCAGTCGATGGACTCGCGCGGCGGGACGCAAATCATCAATTCGCGCGTGCCGTTGTCCGAGATGTTCGGATATTCGACCGACCTGCGGTCACGGACCCAGGGGCGCGGCGCCTACTCGATGCACTTTGATCGGTATGAGCAGGCGCCGGCGGCAATCAGCCAGGAAGTTATTGCGCGCGTGCAGGGAAAGTAGACCATGGCCACTACATTCAGCGACAAAATCCGCATCAGGTTGAAGGCGTACGACTACCGGGTGCTTGACCAGTCCACGACCGAAATCGTCGAGACGGCAAAGCGCACGGGCGCCCGCCTGGCCGGCCCCGTGCCGCTGCCCACTGAGAAGAACAAGTGGACGGTGCTGCGGTCGCCGCACGTGGACAAGAAGTCGCGCGAGCAGTTCGAGATTCGGACCCATCGGCGGCTGATTGACATCTTTGAACCGACACCGCAGACCGTGGACGCGCTGATGAAGCTCGACCTGCCGGCCGGCGTCGACGTCGAAATCAAGGCGTTCGGGAAGGAACACAAATAATGGTCACCGGAATTCTCGGTCGCAAGCTGGGCATGACCCAGATCTTCCTGCCGGACGGCACGGCGGTGCCGGCGACGGTCATCAAGGCCGGACCGTGTGTGGTGGTGCAGGCCAAGACAGCCGGCAAGGACGGTTACGAAGCCGTGCAGCTCGGTCTGGTGGATGCCACCCCCGCGCCCGCCAACAAGGCCACCGCGGGCCACTTCAAGAAGGCCGGCGTCCCTGCCACGCGCATTCGTCGCGAGGTTGCGGTGGCCAAGGGCGCTGAAGCGCCGAAGCCCGGCGATCAGGTGCTCGTGGACATGTTCAAGGCCGGCGAGCGCGTGGACGTGGTCGCGAACGGCCGCGGCAAGGGGTTCCAGGGCGTCATGAAACGGCACGGGTTTTCCGGCGGCGCCGCGACCCACGGTTCGATGTTCCACCGCGCCCCCGGCTCGATCGGCGCGTCCTCGTATCCGTCGAGGGTGGTCAAGGGCATGCGGATGGGTGGCCGCATGGGCGGCAAGCGCATCACGACGCTGAACCTCAAGGTGGTGAGCATTGACACCGAGCAGAACCTGCTGGTGTTGCGCGGCGCAGTGCCTGGCGCACCCGATGGCGTGGTGCTGGTGCGGCGCGCGGTCGCCAAGAAGAAGGATCCGCAGCCCCAGGTCGAGAAGGCCAAAAAGGGAAAGAAGTAGGCCATGACTCTAGATGTAGTCAATTCGCAGAATCAGAAGGTCGGCGCCGTCGACCTGAGCGATGCGGTATTCGGCGGCACCATCAAGAAGGATCTCGTCTGGGAATCCGTGGTGCGCGAGAACGCGTCGGAACGTCGCGGCACGCATGCGACGAAGAACCGCGCACTGGTCAGTGGCGGCGGCAAGAAGCCCTACAAGCAGAAGGGCACAGGGCGCGCGCAGGCTGGGTCGTCGCGGTCGCCGCTGTGGCGCAAGGGCGGCACGGTGTTTGGCCCCCAGCCCCGCAGCTATGCCTACCAGTTGCCGAAGAAGGTGGAGAAGGGTGCGCTTCGCGCCGCTCTGCAGTCGCGGCTCAAGGACGGCGTGGTGACGATCGTCGACGAAATCTCGGTCGGCGAGGTCAAGACGAAGGGCGCCGTGGAATTCCTCAAGCGGCTCGGCGCGACCGGCAAGACGCTGGTGGTGGACGTGCAGCTCAATGAAAACTTCGTGCTGTCGGCGCGCAACATCGCCGGCGTCCGGATGGTGCGGAGCGGGCGGTTGACCGCGCGTGACGTGATGAATACCGGGCGGATCGTGGCCACGCGCGCCGCGGTGGAACGCCTGCAGGAGGTGTTGGGATGAAAACGACACGCGTCATTCGTCGTCCGTTGATCACCGAGAAGACCACGGTTGCCAGGGAAACCGGCAACGTGATGGTGTTCGAAGTGGCCCGCGAGGCGACCAAGATTGATATTCGTAGGGCCGTCGAGACCCTGTTTGGCTCGAAGGTCGCCGCAGTGCGCACGCAGTTGCAGCACGGCAAGATCAAGCGCCAGGGACGTTTCTCGGGACAGCGACCGGACTGGAAGAAGGCATGGGTCCGGTTGAAGGCTGGCGAGAAAGTGCCTGAGTTCCTGGAAGGGGCCTAAAGGATCATGGGGATTCGTAACTACAAGCCCACCTCACCGGCGCGCCGGTTCTACAGCGTGCAGACGTTCGACGAGATCACCTCGACGACGCCGCACAAGCCGCTGCTCGAACCGCTGCACCGCTCAGGGGGCCGCAACAACAAGGGCGAGATCACGTCGTGGTGGCGCGGTGGCGGCCACAAGCGCAACTATCGCGTCATCGACTTCAAGCGCGACAAGTTCAATATCCCCGGCAAGATCACGACGGTCGAGTACGACCCGAACCGCAGCGCGCGTATTGCGCTCGTGACCTACGCCGATGGCGAAAAGCGCTACATCCTGCATCCGCTCGGGATGAAGGTGGGCGACCCGGTGATGTCGGGCGACGGCGTGGACATCCTGCCGGGCAACTGCCTCAAGCTGAAGCTGATTCCCCTGGGCACCATGGTGCACAACGTGGAACTCAAGCCCGGCAAGGGCGGCCAGATCGCGCGGTCGGCCGGCTCGGCCGTGCAGCTGGTGGCGAAGGACGGCGAGTACGCATCGGTGAAGATGCCCTCGAGCGAAATCCGTCACATCAACAGCGAGTGCCTGGCCACCATCGGGCAGGTGGGCAATCTCGACCACGAGAACATCTCGATCGGCAAGGCCGGTCGCAGCCGGTGGCTGGGCAAGCGGCCGCACGTGCGCGGCGTCGCCATGAACCCGGTGGACCACCCGCTCGGCGGCGGCGAAGGCAAGACCTCGGGTGGACGTCACCCGGTCACGCCGTGGGGTATTCCGACCAAGGGCTACAAGACGCGCCGTAACAAGCGCACGGATTCGTTCATCGTCGAACGGCGGAAGAAGTAGTTATGGGCAGATCACTCAAGAAGGGCCCGTTCATCGACCTGCACCTGCTCGAGAAGGTGGAAGCCATGAACCGGGCGAACGAGAAAAAGGTCATCAAGACCTGGTCGCGCCGGTCCACGGTGGTTCCCGAAATGATCGGGCATACCGTGGCGGTGCACAACGGACGGAAGTTCATCCCCGTGTACCTGACCGAGAACATGGTTGGCCACAAGTTGGGTGAGTTCGCGCCGAGCCGGGCCTTCAAGGGCCACACGACGCGAGC is a window encoding:
- the rpsS gene encoding 30S ribosomal protein S19 → MGRSLKKGPFIDLHLLEKVEAMNRANEKKVIKTWSRRSTVVPEMIGHTVAVHNGRKFIPVYLTENMVGHKLGEFAPSRAFKGHTTRADKAATAAPAKGGA